A genomic stretch from Musa acuminata AAA Group cultivar baxijiao unplaced genomic scaffold, Cavendish_Baxijiao_AAA HiC_scaffold_1138, whole genome shotgun sequence includes:
- the LOC103999799 gene encoding uncharacterized protein LOC103999799 isoform X2 codes for MLLAREFGVRRVGEAPSPPVATRRRSARLGPWVLDPRPASGSPRGRNGGGEGDFRICSAAKDFMGQIGGFSHESEHDLALMVTDFLENGSGSAESRYSSDSDSGFSDLAHLAENFVKRGMTQSESGLQSVVHSLLFSINEVDLYLVKEEQCNASCIRQSLVKLLKLSGYDAAICSSRWQGFDKVPGGDHEYIDVVLGEAEGSERLIIDIDFRSHFEIARAVDSYDAVLSSLPVVYVGSLSRLKQFLQVMVDAAKFSLKQNSMPLPPWRSLAYLQAKWYSKYEREHSVHTRNKHIVGSDHRQCIGHLQRLKASLKLEIESERLLKPITNDKKRMAKSDRQRLSLLGC; via the exons ATGCTACTGGCTCGGGAGTTTGGGGTTAGGCGGGTCGGGGAGGCGCCTTCGCCGCCGGTGGCCACGCGTCGACGGTCGGCCAGGCTGGGGCCCTGGGTGTTGGATCCACGGCCCGCCTCTGGGTCCCCCCGGGGGCGGAATGGCGGCGGGGAGGGCGACTTCCGTATCTGCTCTGCCGCCAAGGATTTCATGGGTCAGATTGGTGGGTTCAGCCACGAGAGCGAGCACGACTTGGCGTTGATGGTGACCGATTTCCTGGAGAACGGGAGCGGTAGCGCCGAGTCACGGTACAGCAGCGATAGCGATTCCGGGTTCTCGGATCTTGCTCACCTTGCCGAAAAT TTTGTTAAACGTGGTATGACACAGTCTGAGAGCGGTTTGCAATCCGTTGTCCATTCCCTTCTCTTTTCTATTAATGAGGTAGACCTCTATCTCGTGAAGGAGGAGCAATGCAATGCCAGTTGTATAAGGCAGAGTTTGGTTAAGCTCCTGAAACTCTCTGGTTATGATGCTGCTATATGCTCATCTAGATGGCAGGGTTTTGACAAAGTTCCTGGAG GAGATCATGAATATATCGATGTGGTTCTCGGTGAAGCCGAGGGTTCTGAACGTTTGATCATCGACATCGACTTCCGCAGCCACTTTGAGATTGCAAGAGCAGTTGATTCTTATGATGCTGTTCTGAGTTCTCTGCCGGTAGTCTATGTTGGCTCCTTGTCTAGACTTAAACAGTTCTTGCAGGTCATGGTCGACGCTGCCAAATTTTCTCTCAAGCAGAACTCAATGCCTCTGCCTCCATGGAGATCGCTGGCTTATTTACAAGCAAAGTGGTACTCCAAGTATGAGAGGGAACACAGTGTACACACAAGGAACAAGCACATTGTTGGTTCTGATCATAGACAGTGTATCGGCCATCTGCAGCGGCTGAAAGCCTCCCTTAAGTTGGAAATCGAATCAGAACGGTTGCTGAAGCCTATAACCAACGACAAGAAACGGATGGCAAAATCAGACAGACAGAGGCTCTCCCTGCTCGGTTGCTGA
- the LOC103999801 gene encoding large ribosomal subunit protein eL36x, protein MAPPQPNTGLFVGLNKGHIVTKRELPPRPSNRKGKTSKRVHFVRNIIREVAGFAPYEKRITELLKVGKDKRALKVAKRKLGTHKRAKKKREEMANVLRKMRSAGVSDKKK, encoded by the exons ATGGCTCCTCCACAGCCGAACACCGGTCTCTTTGTGGGACTGAACAAAGGTCATATTGTCACCAAGCGAGAGCTGCCTCCTCGCCCTTCGAACAGAAAAGGG AAGACAAGCAAAAGAGTGCATTTTGTTCGAAATATAATCAGGGAGGTTGCTGGATTTGCTCCTTATGAGAAGAGGATTACTGAATTGCTTAAAGTTGGAAAGGACAAGCGTGCACTAAAAGTGGCAAAGCGAAAGTTGGGTACGCACAAACGGGCCAAGAAGAAGCGTGAGGAGATGGCTAATGTCCTTAGGAAAATGAG GTCTGCTGGAGTGAGTGACAAGAAGAAGTAA
- the LOC135671170 gene encoding uncharacterized protein At3g17950-like: MAQQEGGWPLGLQPVNVRIGLVRNVGFSGSHSFRTLITASPSSSSSSSSGLDTESTGSFFHDRSSTLGSLIGITSILDLSNRSLRRSRQQENPRANKNRKTKTWFSLCARTQLSGDVTDASPSLGSFLEAERRASNARQVRNGVSITYVLEGLAESRPAPEPNTVFSDGLVLPPPPPPPPPPPPPCPQSGTHAVLGLHSGHCFALMFPCVAAQSTE; this comes from the exons ATGGCTCAACAG GAAGGAGGTTGGCCTCTTGGGTTGCAGCCAGTGAACGTGAGGATCGGTTTAGTCAGGAACGTTGGCTTCTCTGGCTCTCATTCCTTCAGGACTCTCATCACTGCTTCTCCAAGCTCATCTTCTAGCTCTTCATCTGGCTTAGATACAGAG TCCACCGGATCTTTCTTTCATGATCGTAGCAGTACCCTCGGCAGCCTCATCGGCATCACCAGCATCCTCGACCTGTCGAACAGGTCGCTTCGGAGGAGCAGGCAACAGGAGAATCCAAGGGCGAACAAGAACCGCAAGACCAAAACCTGGTTCTCACTGTGCGCGAGAACTCAGCTCAGCGGCGACGTAACCGACGCTTCTCCATCCCTTGGCTCCTTCCTCGAGGCAGAGAGGAGGGCTAGCAATGCTCGTCAGGTGAGGAATGGTGTTTCGATCACGTATGTGCTCGAAGGGTTGGCCGAGAGCCGACCTGCACCGGAGCCGAACACTGTCTTCTCCGATGGCCTCGTtctgccacctcctcctcctcctcctcctcctcctcctcctccgtgccCTCAAAGCGGGACTCATGCAGTCTTGGGTCTTCATAGTGGCCATTGCTTTGCATTGATGTTTCCATGTGTGGCTGCTCAGTCTACAGAATGA
- the LOC103999799 gene encoding uncharacterized protein LOC103999799 isoform X1: MLLAREFGVRRVGEAPSPPVATRRRSARLGPWVLDPRPASGSPRGRNGGGEGDFRICSAAKDFMGQIGGFSHESEHDLALMVTDFLENGSGSAESRYSSDSDSGFSDLAHLAENVMFVKRGMTQSESGLQSVVHSLLFSINEVDLYLVKEEQCNASCIRQSLVKLLKLSGYDAAICSSRWQGFDKVPGGDHEYIDVVLGEAEGSERLIIDIDFRSHFEIARAVDSYDAVLSSLPVVYVGSLSRLKQFLQVMVDAAKFSLKQNSMPLPPWRSLAYLQAKWYSKYEREHSVHTRNKHIVGSDHRQCIGHLQRLKASLKLEIESERLLKPITNDKKRMAKSDRQRLSLLGC, encoded by the exons ATGCTACTGGCTCGGGAGTTTGGGGTTAGGCGGGTCGGGGAGGCGCCTTCGCCGCCGGTGGCCACGCGTCGACGGTCGGCCAGGCTGGGGCCCTGGGTGTTGGATCCACGGCCCGCCTCTGGGTCCCCCCGGGGGCGGAATGGCGGCGGGGAGGGCGACTTCCGTATCTGCTCTGCCGCCAAGGATTTCATGGGTCAGATTGGTGGGTTCAGCCACGAGAGCGAGCACGACTTGGCGTTGATGGTGACCGATTTCCTGGAGAACGGGAGCGGTAGCGCCGAGTCACGGTACAGCAGCGATAGCGATTCCGGGTTCTCGGATCTTGCTCACCTTGCCGAAAATGTAATG TTTGTTAAACGTGGTATGACACAGTCTGAGAGCGGTTTGCAATCCGTTGTCCATTCCCTTCTCTTTTCTATTAATGAGGTAGACCTCTATCTCGTGAAGGAGGAGCAATGCAATGCCAGTTGTATAAGGCAGAGTTTGGTTAAGCTCCTGAAACTCTCTGGTTATGATGCTGCTATATGCTCATCTAGATGGCAGGGTTTTGACAAAGTTCCTGGAG GAGATCATGAATATATCGATGTGGTTCTCGGTGAAGCCGAGGGTTCTGAACGTTTGATCATCGACATCGACTTCCGCAGCCACTTTGAGATTGCAAGAGCAGTTGATTCTTATGATGCTGTTCTGAGTTCTCTGCCGGTAGTCTATGTTGGCTCCTTGTCTAGACTTAAACAGTTCTTGCAGGTCATGGTCGACGCTGCCAAATTTTCTCTCAAGCAGAACTCAATGCCTCTGCCTCCATGGAGATCGCTGGCTTATTTACAAGCAAAGTGGTACTCCAAGTATGAGAGGGAACACAGTGTACACACAAGGAACAAGCACATTGTTGGTTCTGATCATAGACAGTGTATCGGCCATCTGCAGCGGCTGAAAGCCTCCCTTAAGTTGGAAATCGAATCAGAACGGTTGCTGAAGCCTATAACCAACGACAAGAAACGGATGGCAAAATCAGACAGACAGAGGCTCTCCCTGCTCGGTTGCTGA